In a genomic window of Bacteroidota bacterium:
- a CDS encoding DUF4848 domain-containing protein translates to MKRLMYLIIIISVTISYFESCKKSSPRNSSGDMPKTGYRGITVYQDILQFDNRTTFNKTLDSLCFLSDSERIVWEDGLPGFKSMRVKFIDIIDAEYALARQLDTVESDTTVVQHTTLASSNQYMLRTLSMGDGTNYYDMNIHISEYSYITNPYGIVIVNDTIYQYTANLKKMQTTGDKTKITTLISATQTDAINHIIVEVIDPNHPLAKNITSNKNTSSGSFSYSQKGNDGGFRLLSYENFWVESAAGGNKVSKYRIRNKSLQRRVGGAWYDNWKAYHTMSSNFSGNTVFDLDQQNTVNASANWDLGSLTNYTTDEYIDWPFRTFSSNSRTYIRTSPNTPVSLSHTSVTARITKYYNGWNSRQVDIVFSY, encoded by the coding sequence ATGAAAAGACTAATGTATTTAATTATCATAATATCAGTAACAATATCTTATTTTGAGAGTTGCAAAAAGAGTAGTCCACGAAATAGCTCAGGAGATATGCCCAAAACTGGTTATAGAGGAATTACTGTTTACCAAGATATTCTGCAATTTGACAACCGAACAACTTTCAACAAGACCCTAGATAGTCTCTGCTTTTTGTCAGATTCAGAGCGTATAGTATGGGAAGATGGCTTGCCTGGATTTAAATCTATGCGTGTCAAATTTATTGACATAATAGATGCAGAATACGCATTAGCTAGACAGCTTGATACGGTGGAATCAGATACCACAGTAGTTCAACATACTACTTTAGCAAGCAGTAACCAATATATGTTAAGAACTTTGAGTATGGGTGACGGTACAAACTATTATGATATGAATATTCATATTTCGGAATATAGCTATATTACAAATCCATATGGCATTGTAATAGTTAACGATACCATTTATCAATATACTGCTAACCTAAAGAAAATGCAGACAACAGGGGATAAAACAAAGATAACTACACTAATTAGTGCTACACAGACAGACGCAATTAATCATATTATAGTAGAAGTAATTGACCCAAATCATCCCTTAGCAAAAAATATTACCTCTAATAAAAATACCAGTTCTGGATCCTTTAGTTATAGTCAAAAAGGTAATGATGGAGGATTTAGATTATTATCTTATGAGAATTTTTGGGTTGAAAGTGCAGCCGGGGGTAATAAAGTTTCTAAATATCGCATTAGAAATAAAAGCCTTCAAAGAAGAGTTGGGGGGGCATGGTACGACAATTGGAAAGCCTATCATACTATGAGTTCTAATTTTTCAGGGAATACCGTTTTTGATCTTGACCAACAAAATACCGTAAATGCTAGTGCAAATTGGGACTTGGGGTCATTAACCAATTACACCACAGATGAGTATATAGATTGGCCTTTTCGTACTTTTAGTAGCAATAGTCGAACATATATAAGAACTAGCCCAAATACGCCAGTTAGCCTGTCGCATACTTCTGTTACTGCTAGAATAACTAAATATTATAATGGGTGGAATAGTAGACAAGTAGATATTGTATTTTCTTATTAA